In Apium graveolens cultivar Ventura chromosome 10, ASM990537v1, whole genome shotgun sequence, the following are encoded in one genomic region:
- the LOC141693752 gene encoding uncharacterized protein LOC141693752 yields the protein MEVRNDRDDQHRRHQQSPSKQGKAPINSIDTNSVTQRLQKELMSLMMSSDVGVSAFPEGESIFTWIGTIEGGRGTIYEGLSYKLSLRFPIEYPFKPPQVKFETMCFHPNVDQYGNICLDILQDKWSSAYDCRTILLSIQSLLGEPNIDSPLNSSAASLWNNQEDYRRMVRKNYMAGETFET from the exons ATGGAGGTTCGTAACGACAGAGACGATCAACACCGTCGTCATCAACAATCTCCATCCAAACAAGGCAAAGCTCCGATCAATTCGATCGATACCAATTCCGTTACTCAAAg GTTACAAAAGGAGCTCATGTCTCTTatg ATGAGCAGTGATGTTGGAGTATCTGCTTTCCCTGAAGGGGAGAGCATCTTTACTTGGATTGGTACTATTGAAGGTGGTAGAGGAACTATATATGAGGGTTTATCTTACAAGCTTTCTTTGCGATTTCCCATTGAATATCCTTTCAAGCCTCCCCAAGTGAAGTTTGAAACAATGTGCTTTCATCCAAATGTTGACCAGTACGGGAATATCTGCCTAGACATCCTCCAG GACAAGTGGTCATCAGCTTATGATTGTAGGACCATTCTTTTGTCCATTCAAAGTCTATTAGGAG AGCCCAATATTGATAGTCCTCTTAACAGCTCAGCTGCCTCACTTTGGAACAACCAAGAAG ATTACAGACGGATGGTACGAAAAAACTACATGGCTGGAGAAACATTCGAAACATAA